In Tachysurus fulvidraco isolate hzauxx_2018 chromosome 5, HZAU_PFXX_2.0, whole genome shotgun sequence, the genomic stretch CGTGATCGTTCTTTATTTAACACCATGAGATACTATAAATAAAACCGAGCAGCTTAGAGACGCGGTACAAAGAGACCCAGCTTCACACGTTTACACGTCCCTCTGTCGCTCCCACGACAACGTCACTCGTTCATCAGGggtttaaaaatctttttttttttttttttaaagtgtaagtttaaaaaaaataaataaataaaatttctattaaaaaaaaaaaaacatctctctgAGGTATCAAAGTTTCAACAGCAGCCAAACGATCTGCAGACAAACAGCAGAAAGGAAGAcgtttaaaaatgaacaaatgaatacaaattaaaaaaaaggaaagttttactcttaaaaaacataaaatatctgCAAATGTGCGAGTGTTTctgtaaatacagtattttttaaatactcgAGAGCAGCGAGGTagaagggcacacacacacacacacagtctcacacacacagtctcacacagtctcacacacagtctcacacacagtctcacacacacacagtctcacacacacacagtctcacacacacacagtctcacacacacacagtctcacacacacacagtctcacacacacacagtctcacacacagtctcacacacagtctcacacacagtctcacacacagtctcacacacacacacacacacacacagtctcacacacacacacagtctcacacacacacacagtctcactcacacacacagtctcactcacacacacacagtctcactcacacacacacagtctcactcacacacacacagtctctctcacacacagtctctctcacacacagtctctctcacacacagtctcacacacagtctcacacacagtctcacacacagtctcacacacagtctcacacacacagtctcacacacacacacagtctcacacacacacacagtctcacacacacacacagtctcacacacacacacagtctcacacacacacacacagtctcactcacacacacacagtctcactcacacacacacagtctcactcacacacacacagtctctctcacacacagtctctctcacacacagtctctctcacacacagtctcacacacacacagtctcacacacacacagtctcacacacacacagtctcacacacacacagtctcacacactcacagtctcactcacacacagtctcactcacacacagtctcactcacacacagtctcactcacacacagtctcactcacacacagtctcactcacacacagtctcactcacacacagtctcactcacacacagtctcactcacacacagtctcactcacacacagtctcactcacacacacagtctcacacacacacacagtctcacacacacacacagtctcacacacacacacagtctcacacacacacacagtctcacacacacacacagtctcacacacacacacagtctcacacacacacacagtctcacacacacacacagtctcacacacacacacagtctcacacacacacacagtctcacacacacacacagtctcacacacacacacacagtctcacacacacacacagtcacacacacacacacactcacacacacacacagtcacacacacagtctcacacacagtctcacacacagtctcacacacagtctcacacacagtctcacacacacagtctcacacacacacacagtctcacacacacagtctcacacacacagtctcacacacacagtctcacacacacagtctcacacacacacacagtctcacacacacagtctcacacacacacacagtctcacacacacacacagtctcacacacacacacagtctcacacacacacacagtctcacacacacacacagtctcacacacacacacacacagtctctcacacagtctctcacacacacacacacagtctcacacacacacacacacagtctcacacacacacacacacagtctctcacacacacacacacagtctctcacacacacacacacagtctctcacacagtctcacacacagtctcacacacagtctcacacacagtcacactcacacacacagtcacactcacacacacagtcacactcacacacacagtcacactcacacacacagtcacacacacacacagtcacacacacacacagtctcacacacacacacagtctcactcacacacagtctcactcacacacagtctcactcacacacagtctcactcacacacagtctcactcacacacagtctcactcacacacagtctcactcacacacagtctcactcacacacagtctcactcacacacagtctcactcacacacagtctcactcacacacagtctcactcacacacagtctcactcacacacagtctcactcacacacagtctcactcacacacagtctcactcacacacagtctcactcacacacagtctcactcacacacagtctcactcacacacagtctcactcacacacagtctcactcacagtctcacacacagtctcacacacagtctcacacacagtctcacacacagtctcacacacagtctctcacacacacacacacagtctctcacacagtctcacacagtctcacacagtctcacacagtctcacacagtctcacacagtctcacacagtctcacacagtctcacacagtctcacacagtctcacacagtctcacacagtctcacacagtctcacacagtctcacacacacacagtctcacacacacacagtctcacacacacacagtctcacacacacacagtctcacacacacacagtctcacacacacacagtctcacacacacacagtctcacacacacacagtctcacacacacacagtctcacacacacacagtctcacacacacacagtctcacacacacacagtctcacacacacacagtctcacacacacacagtctcacacacacacagtctcacacacacacagtctcacacacacacagtctcacacacacacagtctcacacacacacagtctcacacacacacagtctcacacacacacagtctcacacacacacagtctcacacacacacagtctcacacacacacagtctcacacacacacagtctcacacacacacagtctcacacacacacagtctcacacacacacagtctcacacacacacagtctcacacacacacagtctcacacacacacagtctcacacacacacagtctcacacacacacagtctcacacacagtctcacacacagtctcacacacagtctcacacacagtctcacacacagtctcacacacagtctcacacacagtctcacacacagtctcacacacagtctcacacacagtctcacacacagtctcacacacagtctcacacacagtctcacacacagtctcacacacagtctcacacacagtctcacacacagtctcacacacagtctcacacacagtctcacacacagtctcacacacagtctcacacacagtctcacacacagtctcacacacagtctcacacacagtctcacacacagtctcacgcacacagtctcacgcacacagtcacgcacacagtcacgcacacagtcacgcacacacacacacacacacacacacacacacacacacacacaggttaaagGTGTCGGGTTAAAGCATGAACACAATCTGAATACAAAAAGCTAGAATTCCATTTTCACAGTTTAGTAATAAAACAGCTCCAATAATCTCAGACTCTCTCTGGTGTAGAAACAGAGGACATGCTGAAGGACACAAAGTCCCAGGATGCAACGCGGCGGCCGAAGTCAGACACTCGGCTTAGTGTGAAAGCTGAAGGTTCTGGAAGCTCGAGCGGTTTGTACAGATGAGGAGGTGAGAAAGTTAAAGCGCCGCTGCAGCAATCTGTCCGAGTAGATGACTAAAGCTTTAATGGTTTTCTACATTAAACACTGAAGGTAAAGTGAAGTAACCATGGAAACAGATCGAGTTCCCCTCCCCCGGGTCCCAGAAGCGATGGTCCTGTAGATGAGATCCATGTGTTCTGAAATCTGAGGGAATTCGactacacacagaaacaaggCACAGAAACTGGTGTAAAATCCAGCAGACTAAAGCTCTAAAGCTCAGAGCGGCGTGTGGGCTAATCTGGGGGGAGCAGAGGAACGAGGAGCTGTGCAGGAACCTGAAGATGTcctgaagaacacacacacacacacacacacacacacacacacacacacacacactttaataacACTGTGGATGTGACGTCCCTCTGTGGTGCTGTCAAAGCATCCAATCAGATTAAACTGATTACATCAGCACTTTACAGAGAAATGAGGTCattcatcaacacacacacacacacacacacacacacacacacacacacacacacacagacgtagaATGTGCAGTCATTAAACGCTTTAAAGCAGTGAAAAGATCACTAAACCTCACTGtctctcatttcactctcattttttttattctcaccatctgtctcactctctccttgTCTTATCCCTTCACCTCTCCATCTCactccgtctctgtctctctccatctcactccgtctctgtctctctccatctcactccgtctctgtctctctccatctcactccgtctgtccttctctcttgCAGTCCCTCACTTATCCATCAGTCTCTATCTACCCCTttatctctctccatcttcatcatcatcatctctatctgtctatccatccccCCTTCTGGTTATTCACTAGCGGTGTGTGATGTTTGGACTCTAAGCtcttgcagtgcattgtgggatttgaTTAATGATGTTCTACACGTTCTGTAACTGCTACTAATCCCTGTGATTAACTCTGCACTCTTACAAACAGATGAACCTCTGATTAGATCAACAACATGCTTctttacagtactgtgtgtgtgtgtgtgtgtgtgtgtgtgtgtgtgtgtgtgtgttgggggaggACGGAGGAGTGCAGACTCTACAGCCAAAAGCAGCACGTTGAGGTAAAATTCTTTCCCAATTGTTTGCATATCACTTggatgcgtgcgtgcgtgtgtgtgtgtgtgtgtgtagccccgcccccaaatgTAGAGAGAGAACAttgaagaaaaacaatcaatttAAATCTTTATATCAGATTTGTAAAGgcttacctgtgtgtgtgtgtgtgtgatgttcatCCAGCACAGATGACGCGACTGATCCTGCCGTGGAGCTCCTGAGCGTCAGGGCGGTCCTGTGGGTTGACAGCAAGCATGTCCTTCAGGAGTTTGCGGAGTGCGGAGGACATGTGCGAGCGGCGCCGCTGTGGGATACTCAGAACCATCTTTGGGTTCTCGAGCAGAGCCTCGCCTACAGGTACGATGTCAGCGCCCTGGCGTACGTACGTCCCGAGCTGCTCGCGCTTAGACTCTCTGTCGATGAAGGTGATCCGCTCCATCATGGCCCAGATGATGATGCCCAGGGCGAAGATGTCCGCCTTGGCCGTGTAGTGACCCTCCCACACCTCGGGCGCCATGTAGAAGTCCGACCCGCATGCCGACGACAGCCAGAACTTATTGACGTTGACTTCGAGTTTGTTTTTGTCCTCTGCGTCAGAACGGCCCCCGGAGCCCGACGCGAGTCCTGCACACACTTTACTCAGCCCGAAGTCTGCCACCTTCAGCACCGGTGCTCCGGAGCGCTCCGAGATCAGGATGTTGTCCGGCTTCAGGTCTCTGTGTACGATGTTGTTCTGGTGCAGGAAGGACACGGCGCTGCTCAGCTGCTCCATGAAcctggtgttggtgtgtgggtCGGGCTGCCGGGACAGGATGAAGCGGCTCAGATCACCTCCTTCACAGAACTCCATCACAAACCACAGGTAGCACggctcagcacacagcacacgctctcctgagaaacacacacacacacacacacacacacacacacacacacacacacacacacacacacacacacacacaggacgaGACATCATGACTGAGCAGACACAACAGGAACAGCGCAAACCTCCGACTAGACCAGGAGTTAATGTGTTACAGAGGAACAGGAGGTTTAGGACACgatgtttattacatttgaaCTTTTACTGCACACCTTCATTCTGAAGAATAAACAACTAAAGcatcaggagagagagagagagagagagagagagagagagagagagagagagagagagagagagagagaggagagaaaaaaacaacaatgggCTTATAACTCCACCAAAACAGCACTGTACATCACTCAGGGTAacgagatgtgtgtgtgagacagagagagagagagagagggtggggggggggcagtgaGAGGGAGATGGATGAAGGTGTGATCTGGAACCATTGTGCTGCTGGTCTGTTTACACCTGAACATCTCTCTGTACCTTTACACTCCTCCCCCTGCTGTAAATCACAGTGCGAGACTCCGCCCACAATCTCAACATTACTTTACTTTCCCCTGGACACGAGTGAGCAGGCAGATATGAAGAGTGCAGAACAAACTGTGTGAgtgctcatcatcatcacagcactcacacacacactcatcctcactctctctctcattcactcatcctctctctctctttttatcatcccccctttctctctcattcactcatccTCCCTCCATCACTCACTCCTTGTGACACTTTAAATCAGGTTACCAGATTGTTTGGGAATAAAAGCATGTAGCACATAAAGACTCAGTTATAGACTCGTCTGCTTCAGCATACAGCTGTTATGTAGCTCTATAACACAGgggtgtgtatgatgtgtcaTAATCATGTCTCATGTGAGAGAAACTACACACTGATGAAACAGAGTCTAGCTGGAGGCTTAAAGCTCTTAaactccccccacacacacacacacacacacacacacacacacacacacacacacacacacacacacacacacacaccccagggCCGCACTCTGACCTGGTCTTCTGTTAATAAACTAGCCTGAACAGGTTGAGTTTCATCATCAGACTCCCTCAGGGTTCGCTGCTCGCTACCTTTATGTTCTTTATTGTTCCATCCCTGCAATGCTGATGACTCACTACTGCACTTCACTTTTCCTCTCCACAGCGTCCTGGTGAATTATTACTCTCCCAGATTAGACTGTAGTGTGGGTGTAGTGTTTagtctcccccccctctctcccacaTGAACAATTTCCCATAACAGCACATCCCTAAACATTAACGAGTCgagtacattatttatttattaaaaaacgaTGCATCACccggtggtccagcagcagcaTCTCCTGATCTTATTGATGTGACAGAACAAACCCAGCCAGTGAGGAGTGTACTGTCAGTACCAGACCCAAGCCCAGCTAAAACTGAAGGGTTGTGTGAAGAACCACATAAGATACGAGGACCAACAGCAGCATGTCTGTATTTTAAAGGCGCGTTAAGTAATAATGAGCTTAGCCACGCCCCCTTTTCACATCCATGTTGCATGACCCACATTATGTGGGGGaaactatggaataaaaacactgtcaataataatcgtacgtaattcaaagaatttg encodes the following:
- the stk35l gene encoding serine/threonine kinase 35, like; the encoded protein is MDIGVRQRRRMTRSCRDSVSNGNVQAGEGQGDRDRGDRDRGDRDRGDRDRGDRDRGDRGDRDRDPSLEHSVCAPRYSLVQEVGRGSYGVVYEAVARSSGTVVAVKKLRCDAPENVELALAEFWALTSLEKRHENVVQLEECVLQRNGMAQKMSHGNKRSRQYLRLVETSLKGERVLCAEPCYLWFVMEFCEGGDLSRFILSRQPDPHTNTRFMEQLSSAVSFLHQNNIVHRDLKPDNILISERSGAPVLKVADFGLSKVCAGLASGSGGRSDAEDKNKLEVNVNKFWLSSACGSDFYMAPEVWEGHYTAKADIFALGIIIWAMMERITFIDRESKREQLGTYVRQGADIVPVGEALLENPKMVLSIPQRRRSHMSSALRKLLKDMLAVNPQDRPDAQELHGRISRVICAG